GGGCTACGCCGAAATGCCTACATATAGAATGCTCATGGCATACCTGGCGACCGAGGGCGGCGATCGCAACATGATCTTACCACTTGATGGCGTTGGGGGCACTGCCCTCCTAGTTAAGGCCGACGTTCATCGTGATGGTGCCATGTTCCCTCCATTCTCATTTTACCATCTCATCGAGACCGAGGGATTCGCCAAGATGGCGAAGCGATTGGGCTGGCAACCATGGGGTCTTCCCAACTACAAGGTCAGTAACTTTCTACTTGTCATCATGAAATTTTCACTAACGATTCTCTAGATCTACCATTACAACGAGTAGACGTGCCGTATCAACTTTGCATCGGCAACTTAGTTCAATACCTTATCCATCCCCACTCATCACTATTCTTCGTGTTGAAAAGGGCTATGGCGTATTGGAAGAAGGCGAACAGAATGGCTACTTTACTGTAGCTGTCTTTAGGGGCAATTCATGATTCAATTTGGGCGGGTATGGGTCACGGCGTTTTAGTAGTGCATCCTTTGAACAATTTCTTTTTCAAAACAAGGAGGCGAAGGGGAAGCATTGCACCTCGCTTGAGGAATGCGAGCAGGTACAAGGAAGCCAAGCCGTCGAGGCAGGGATAGGCATATTGAATTAGGTGGTTTACAGGTGCTCTCTTGAGAAAGCTTGAGCATGAAGGAGGGACCACGGAATAGGTGCGCATCCACGGATGTATTTTGTTATACTGTTACGATGATTCTCCATCTCTGAAGTCAAttgctgaagttgaaggctTCAAAAAGACGTTGCTCGGTTTGTTATGTACTTCTGAAAATTGTTCGCTATCGCTACTTGCGTGTTAGAGAACCTGCGCATCCCATTCCGATCGACAACTCGTAAAAGACCATCGATATTAAACCCAATAACTCCATAGCATGATCCCAAACTACCACCATCTCTTACATATCCCGTATCAAATATGGCCTGAATGATATATCATGGTCCCTCGTATCTCGAATCCGAGTCTTGACACCAAAGCTCGACGAGCTTTCGCGTGCCCAATACATCACCCGAGCGCAGTAGCGCCGCAACGTCAACATTCAGAGGGCTATCCGTCTCGGGGCATCCAAGTAGCATGCGCACGGCGCGCACACATTCAAGAACGCTATAAGCCGGAGTCCAGGCgtccttgagaagatcgaggcAGATCTCGCCATTCTGCAGCGCAATGTTGGGGTGCACGATAGGTGTAACAAAGGTCATCTTTGGCGGCGCGAGAGGGTACGTCGAtgggatggagatgttgacaagccAACGTCCTTCTTGGGGGATTATTAGTGAATGCGAAACTCAGAGGCAGAAGAGGGAGACAAACCATCGTAACCTTGTCCAATGCCCCGTCCATTGATGACAGCTTCCCACTCCATCAAATCGCCTTCGTTGACGGGTCCGAGGCGCTCAAtgcccttctcttccttctgttCTCTGCTCCATGTCTCCAGTTCTTTGATAAGTCGTTTACTCGCACTTCGCGACGCAGCGGCTGTGTTTGATGACGAAGGTGGCATGGCTGTGCGATGTTGCGCTTTTGGATAGTAAAGTTTGGTGAATTGTCGCGGTTGGTGGAGGATTGAAGTTAGAGACTGGGGATCCAGCTGGGACccttggagatggtgttCTGATTAGTCTGGGGTCGTGACTGTTTCGTCAGTTGGAGCTAGGTTCCTTCGTTGCACTGGACCTTTCCCCTCGGCACGTTGGCGACAGCTTGACAGGGATCAGATCGGACAGAGCCGAGGGATGGACGATAATACGTACTCCCAGCAGATCGGTCAGTGGCTGTGCTGATGTGGCTCGAGCTAGATGGGTTCAgcaaagatcaacaaccccTTTCATGTGAAAGTAGAAAGGGTCCAGATAAATGGTAACGACAGTTTTGAACATGGAATCACAATAAGATTATTTCAATCTGAGCAAATAAGTAGATAATTTATCAACACTGAATAGAGACTGCTTTTCTAACCCGGGGTATTCTTTGTCCTAGTATCATAACTCTTTATTTCTTCCGGCGTGCACtggatgatgttgttgttgtcggcTTTCGCTTGGATGTAGAGGACGAAGTAGAAGATCGGGTAGGGTTTCTCCTGCTAGTCTCGGGCTTGGCAGGCTCAGGAGATGACTCTTCGACAACGATCTGAGCACCACTGCCATCACTGGAAGTTGTCTCGATCGAATCTTCCCTTCCAACATACTCTGCATCGCTATCGTCGCTCTCACTtgagccatcatcatggactGGGCGAGAGCTCTTTCGGGATCCAGAGCCACGCGGGGCACCTGGAACCTGGAACTGGAAAGGGTCCGCGGGTGCTTGGCTTGAGTTCCTGCCTCGGCGAACAACAGCTGAACTATCGGAAGGCTGTCGACTAGTAGATGGCGCCCTCACTCGGCTTTGAGATGAGGTAGTAGTGCCTGAGCGTGGTCGAcctgttgatgatgttggtggaagaCTACCCAGAGAAGGGCGCGAAGGACGGTCCTGACCCTCAGTAAGGTTGCTGTTTGACCGAGATGGCTGTCTTGACTGGCTCGTGAATGAATCCTTTTTGcgcgatgaagaagactcgAGCTGGGTCAGAGGTATGGCGACTCGTGATGAGTCCTTGCGCCtcttgctgctcttcttctttttcgcgGCCTCGTCTCGCTTGCGTCGTCGCTCCAAAGCTGcaatttcttcatcgttgaGATCGACATCTGTTCTTCCCTTGGCCTTTGCACGTTCGATACGGTGCATTGCCGACTGTACCAGCGCTTCCTCCGGGTCATGAGAAGCCAGTTCTGCAAGATATTGCTCGAActcctcatcctcgctgctgtCGCTATCATCTTCTGAATCCTCCGAGTCCTCGTAATGACCCCTGCGTACCAAACCCCGTTCCGAGTTGCCCACATCTGTTCCTGTGAAACGAAGAGGGTCGCTCGCAAAGCGGGACCCTGACGAAGCACCGACACCTCGTGCATCATCACCTGAATCCAATTCCTCCACACGGACGTCTCTCCCATGACGTCCGCGAGACGCAGCATCCCCTTCTGTTCTCCTCTGCCTGCGCCTCGATGGTCTTCCCCATTGGGGCGCGAATTCGGGAGATTGCGGCCGACCACTTAGACCGCCTCCCCGGAAAAAGCCTCATCGATGGGCTTGTCCAAAAATGCGGCGTGACCAAGGATAGTCACGCCAGATGCGCCGATGAGCCAGAGCAGGGTCGAGAAAGGCGAGGCAATCAGACCCAGAGGCACGGCGACACAAACAAGTGCAGTGTAAAGCTGCGAACACGAGGCACGAAAGGTGCCAATTTCAAGATCGTGTCCATCGAGCTTTCCAATGAACCACATGCCCACAACCACAAGGATGATGTCGAAGAGCAACAACCAGTTGGTCAGGAGGGCATAAATGCTGAGCATAACAAAAACAACGGCATAGTTGCTGGAGTAGTGGCTCAGGTTGTAGTTGACTCGCGACTGCATCTCAACAAAGTTGTTAGGCTTGGAGAGACGCTTGAAGTCGAGGAACTCGTTAACAGGTCGCAGGTTAGAGAAGCGGCCGCTGAGAGGTCCGGATCGGAGGCTCTGGAAGCGGTCGCCAAAGTTGAGGCGAGACGTAATAACGTCGAGCGGGATCTGAATgcgagacatgatgggcgagtTGTTTGGtgtagatagatagataggtagtatCGTAAAGTGTTGTAGTGTGGAAAGAGTATAAGCGAATCGGGAGTGAATGCTTTTATGGCCTTGGTATATAGGCAACAGAATTATCGATCACGAAGAATGACGAAGGCCGATTGCGCGTTCAAGGTAAAGAATGGATACTCTTGTAATGAGCTGAAGCAAATATAAGTTAGCGTAAGAAGAGGATATTATTGAAAACAGGCAACAgagaaagtaaaaaaaaagttgaggACAAGCTGGCAGAAGAAGGTAAGATGGCCAGGGGGATACGAGGCGCAGGCTAAGCAATCAAAGCGAAAGCCACGGGCTGACGAAAATAGAATTGGATAGGTAGGAATTGGTTAAAGGGGGAGTAAAACATACCAAAGCGCAGTTACTCGCGATGCAATGAGGAAGTTTCGGTCCAAGAGAGAACGGAATGTCGCAAATTGCGATTGTTATGTTGATAGATAACTTCAGGGGAAAGGGAGGACAGGAGTTTGTTTTCTTAGTGTACACCGTCCAGTACAATCAAGTACTGTACAGATTGGCTGTCCTTTTTGGGGGacaacttttttttctccgAGTCGTGATTTGCTGGCAGGGCTTCTGTCAGTTATTGGGCTCTTGTGGTTATCTGgcttgggctgggctgggcttCAGGGGGGTCCTCTCCGCCAGGTCTCCTCCAGTGCCAATGGAACGGTTTCCAACTTGGCAGGGTTGAAAGTGAGACGAAACAGAAGAGGAGCCGATCTCCACAGGGGAGTATGAATATGGGCAGTAAGCGAGTACGTACCGAGCTCGGAGAAAGGAATTCGATCAATACGATAATATCCCCAAGCAAGGGATATTTCGTTGGCAATGGGACGGGACTGACTGGTCCTCAGCCAGTTTCTGGGCTGGCAGCCCGTAACAATGCCTCTCTCCCTCTATACGAGAGAGAGGCTGAGGAGTAATTCGTAGGTACTGAAACCTTGGGTgtcttcttcccctctcCAAAACCTAAACAATGAGGTTTTAAAGGAAGAGGGTCATGTCACTGACTGACTTGACTgatcaagagaagcaaaagaaggaaaggataAGAAGAGAATCCAAGGGAAAAGGCAAAAATAAATAGAGGAACTACCTTGGGGTCTTGGGTATCTAGCTCCGCATTTTTTTACCTACTCTCTTGGGAACGCCTTGGAAGACCAAAGTCCAACAAGTCGAGAACATGGATGGGACTGGACAAAGAGGGACGATCATGCATCGAATCGAATCGCACACCGCAATCCTGACActtttttgctttctttcttctcctctttccgCTGGGCTCCGACCTATGGAGGGGAACTTGACCACTCCGGGAGCTTGCTTGTAAGCTCGTACAGCAAAAACTGGGTTGTAACTtttccttcccttcccttcactcaactcaactctcAAACGGTACTGCTGCTGTAGCTGCAGTGGCAGAAAGAGGGGCCTCACGCTAGGTTATGCACGCGACACCAGTTGCAGCAAGCCAAGTGGAAGACGAGGCGTCACCGCTTTTGACGTGTGTGCAGCTATCCCCAGTTTACCGCCAGGCGAGCTACCCTCTTGTGAATTTTGGGGTAAGTTTTGGTCTAActggactttttttttttcttgcaTTCTAGTTTCACCAGGGACGCAGGCATATAATATCTGAGACCAAGTGTTTGAGAATTCATGGCATTGATACTGGAATCTCTGCATAGTTTTCACCAAGATAGTTGCCCAAAAACATGTGATAGTTTCATGAGTAGGTAGTTAGGTATCTCTCACACAGGCTCAGCCCATATCAAGGCCAGGCTATAGGCCTggcctgacctgacctgacttGACCAGCATTGTTGGATCTCTCTCCAGCGTTACACGATCCAACCATCATGATCCACGATCTATCTGCAGATCCACTCCTCCAGGCTCCATCCAACCGTCAATCGCCAACCACCACTCGTTCCTATGTTCAAATCCTATCCAGTGTTGATCGGGAGATTACCCACTATCCTCCGAGCTTCCAGCTACTATGTATATCTTCCAAACTCTCTGACTCGGTTATTGACTCGGCTATCAGTCGGTTTCTTGCAAAAAGCACTCAATCGTGTGGAGTTTATATGCAACAATTCCCAACCTCAACTGCATGACTGCACGTATCAATACCTAACCATGTCAACAAAGCTCGGTACCAAATGCCTTCTTCACCTATCATCCAGACTTTTCCATGGTTCTTAGCTCTTGCCCACAAAAATACCTAGTAGTTTAGGTattatgtatgtacatatcGACCTTTGCCGacccatccatcaacccGTCGACACTAACTCCCCGTACCCCCGGACTGCTTTCTTGGCCCGTCCTCCGAAACGGCCTGAAGCCGAACTGGTCACCATTGCATATGCATCTTTTGCATGAGTGACCGCTATCTGAGAAATAACAGATACTCCCCCCG
This is a stretch of genomic DNA from Fusarium graminearum PH-1 chromosome 4, whole genome shotgun sequence. It encodes these proteins:
- a CDS encoding prenylated Rab acceptor 1, which codes for MSRIQIPLDVITSRLNFGDRFQSLRSGPLSGRFSNLRPVNEFLDFKRLSKPNNFVEMQSRVNYNLSHYSSNYAVVFVMLSIYALLTNWLLLFDIILVVVGMWFIGKLDGHDLEIGTFRASCSQLYTALVCVAVPLGLIASPFSTLLWLIGASGVTILGHAAFLDKPIDEAFSGEAV